A genomic region of Homo sapiens chromosome 4, GRCh38.p14 Primary Assembly contains the following coding sequences:
- the UVSSA gene encoding UV-stimulated scaffold protein A isoform X11 — protein sequence MDEEVSDPTSAAAQLRQLRDHLPPPSSASPSRALPEPQEAQKLAAERARAPVVPYGVDLHYWGQELPTAGKIVKSDSQHRFWKPSEVEEEVVNADISEMLRSRHITFAGKFEPVQHWCRAPRPDGRLCERQDRLKCPFHGKIVPRDDEGRPLDPEDRAREQRRQLQKQERPEWQDPELMRDVEAATGQDLGSSRYSGKGRGKKRRYPSLTNLKAQADTARARIGRKVFAKAAVRRVVAAMNRMDQKKHEKFSNQFNYALN from the exons ATGGACGAGGAGGTGTCGGACCCCACCTCTGCGGCTGCTCAGCTGCGGCAGCTCCGGGACCACTTGCCTCCACCCTCATCTGCCAG CCCCTCCAGAGCGTTGCCAGAGCCACAGGAGGCCCAGAAGCTGGCAGCAGAGCGGGCCCGGGCGCCTGTGGTGCCCTACGGCGTGGACCTGCACTACTGGGGCCAGGAGCTCCCCACAGCCGGGAAGATTGTCAA GTCTGACTCCCAGCACCGCTTCTGGAAGCCCAGCGAGGTGGAGGAGGAAGTGGTCAATGCCGACATCTCCGAGATGCTCCGGAGCCGCCACATCACTTTTGCCGGGAAGTTTGAGCCTGTGCAGCACTGGTGCCGTGCCCCGAGGCCAGACGGCCGGCTCTGTGAGCGCCAAGACCGGCTGAAG TGCCCTTTCCATGGGAAGATTGTTCCACGGGACGACGAAGGACGGCCGCTCGACCCGGAAGACAGGGCTCGTGAGCAGCGGCGGCAGCTGCAGAAGCAGGAGCGCCCGG AATGGCAGGACCCTGAGTTGATGAGAGACGTGGAAGCAGCCACagggcaggatctcggctcatcCAGGTACAGCGGGAAAGGcagggggaagaagaggaggtaCCCCAGCCTCACCAACCTGAAGGCTCAGGCTGATACCGCCCGCGCTCGCATTGGGAGAAAAGTCTTCGCCAA GGCAGCTGTGCGGAGGGTAGTGGCAGCCATGAACCGGATGGACCAGAAGAAGCACGAGAAGTTTTCAAACCAGTTTAACTACGCACTGAACTAG